In Amaranthus tricolor cultivar Red isolate AtriRed21 chromosome 3, ASM2621246v1, whole genome shotgun sequence, a single window of DNA contains:
- the LOC130808181 gene encoding transcription factor bHLH110-like: MDSTNFQHQHEHDQHHLQDHFVGCSSINLPSSGYLVSSSLDWNSSILPSSTNTTFSNKDEQQDQSELTLLSSTTTAIPKLEDDMLSSFPSFSGLIHNPGTANNPLENINPWFNGLISSNGMAYSRGLMQFPLEINNNNWSNNNNNNNGFPNSTSFLNQMGLGVSSPNNSNASTISSSSPRLGLNLQAMDFLGNNNSSSSFGAQTRPNMSYDVVGEEVISPAGKILSNNKNSSLMNGSITGTKRAATGNSTTDQSKASSTNNSVATKKSPLKVSCPPFKVRKEKLGERIAALHQLVSPFGKTDTASVLTEAIGYIQFLQDQIHTLCMPHAKPSRNKPTRSFPTGIGNDQVDGKNEAIRIDLQGRGLCLVPFSWTSYITSTQMDASNHPSYF, encoded by the exons atGGATTCAACCAATTTCCAACACCAACATGAACATGACCAACACCATCTTCAAGACCACTTTGTTGGATGCTCTTCTATAAACTTACCTTCTTCTGGTTATCTTGTTTCTTCTTCTCTTGATTGGAACTCCTCTATCTTACCAtc TAGTACAAACACAACATTCAGCAACAAAGATGAGCAACAAGATCAAAGTGAGTTAACGTTGTTAAGCAGCACAACAACAGCAATCCCCAAATTGGAAGACGACATGTTAAGCTCATTTCCAAGTTTTAGTGGCCTAATTCATAATCCTGGAACTGCTAATAATCCATTAGaaaacattaatccttggtttAATGGATTAATCTCATCTAATGGTATGGCCTACAGTAGAGGATTAATGCAGTTTCCTTtagaaattaacaataataactggagtaataataataataataataatggattTCCAAACAGTACAAGTTTCCTTAATCAGATGGGATTAGGGGTGTCATCACCTAATAATTCAAATGCATCGACAATTTCAAGTAGTAGTCCTCGTTTGGGTTTGAACTTACAAGCTATGGATTTCTTGGGAAataataattcatcatcaaGTTTTGGTGCTCAAACAAGACCTAATATGTCTTATGATGTTGTTGGTGAAGAAGTTATTAGCCCTGCTGGAAAGATTTTGTCTAATAACAAG AATTCAAGCTTGATGAATGGATCAATAACGGGAACAAAAAGAGCAGCTACTGGAAATTCAACAACGGATCAGTCAAAAGCATCGTCAACCAACAATTCTGTGGCTACTAAAAAATCTCCACTCAAGGTTTCTTGTCCGCCGTTTAag GTTAGAAAGGAGAAACTAGGAGAGAGGATTGCAGCACTACATCAATTGGTTTCACCTTTCGGCAAG ACAGACACAGCTTCTGTATTGACAGAGGCAATTGGATATATACAATTCCTTCAAGACCAGATCCAT ACGCTTTGTATGCCACATGCCAAGCCTTCACGTAACAAGCCTACCAGATCTTTCCCAACg GGAATTGGAAATGATCAAGTTGATGGAAAAAATGAAGCAATAAGAATAGATCTTCAAGGGAGAGGATTATGCCTTGTGCCATTCTCATGGACATCATATATCACATCAACCCAAATGGATGCATCAAATCATCCttcttatttttaa